The Aquisalimonas asiatica genome has a window encoding:
- the sufD gene encoding Fe-S cluster assembly protein SufD → MAAVAEQNSVYLQDFQQRDRASEPTWWGTRREAAMQRFEAAGFPSRKVEAWKQTKLAHVTQEHFRAATSAGELDQDAQSRLAVVDDAVRIVFVDGILDAERSQLDRLPDGLTVRTLADALQESGGVAETHLARHADAEAHPFLALNTAFTTEGVVIEVGSGAAPEQPLELVHVMTAGAGSVASWPRVLIHGATSSEVTVVQRYYGANGAAYLTSPVTEIIADANSQVNFYQHVEEGDQGAHLGVIHATVDRDARVKGHALHASGRTVRTDFYVNLDGPGGDATLNGLYLVRNGQFADIHTWVRHNADHCTSQQLMKGVLEGKSEAVFDGMIHVARDAQQTDADQQNRNLLLSPKALAHSNPRLEIYADDVKCGHGSTVGELDEDAVLYMRTRGISDEEARGVLTFAFANEMLEPVAMQSLREYEREALLSLLPGEEAVRKLL, encoded by the coding sequence ATGGCAGCAGTTGCAGAACAGAACAGCGTCTACCTGCAGGATTTCCAGCAGCGGGACCGCGCCAGTGAGCCGACCTGGTGGGGGACCCGCCGCGAGGCCGCCATGCAGCGGTTCGAGGCAGCTGGCTTTCCGTCGCGCAAGGTCGAGGCGTGGAAACAGACCAAGCTGGCGCACGTGACCCAGGAGCACTTCCGTGCGGCCACCTCCGCGGGCGAGCTGGATCAGGATGCTCAGAGTCGCCTGGCGGTGGTCGATGACGCGGTGCGCATCGTCTTCGTCGATGGCATTCTCGACGCCGAGCGCTCGCAGCTCGACAGGCTACCCGACGGCCTCACCGTGCGGACTCTTGCGGATGCCCTGCAGGAATCCGGTGGCGTCGCCGAGACCCACCTGGCCCGGCATGCCGACGCCGAAGCGCACCCGTTTCTGGCGCTGAACACCGCATTCACCACCGAAGGCGTCGTGATCGAAGTGGGCAGCGGCGCCGCGCCCGAGCAGCCGCTGGAGCTGGTGCACGTGATGACGGCCGGCGCCGGCAGCGTCGCCTCCTGGCCGCGGGTGCTCATCCACGGCGCCACCAGCTCCGAGGTCACGGTGGTGCAGCGCTATTACGGCGCCAACGGCGCGGCCTACCTGACGTCGCCGGTGACCGAGATCATTGCCGACGCCAACAGCCAGGTGAACTTCTACCAGCACGTGGAAGAGGGTGATCAGGGGGCTCACCTGGGGGTGATCCACGCCACCGTGGATCGCGATGCCCGGGTCAAGGGGCATGCCCTGCATGCCAGCGGCCGCACCGTGCGCACCGACTTCTACGTCAACCTGGACGGCCCCGGTGGCGACGCCACCCTGAACGGGTTGTATCTGGTGCGTAACGGGCAGTTCGCCGACATCCACACCTGGGTGCGGCACAATGCCGATCACTGCACCAGCCAGCAGCTCATGAAGGGGGTGCTGGAAGGCAAGTCGGAAGCGGTATTCGACGGCATGATCCACGTGGCCCGGGATGCCCAGCAGACCGACGCGGACCAGCAGAACCGCAACCTGCTGCTGAGTCCGAAGGCGCTGGCGCACTCCAACCCGCGGCTCGAGATCTACGCCGACGACGTCAAGTGCGGCCACGGCTCCACCGTGGGCGAGCTGGACGAGGATGCCGTGCTCTACATGCGCACCCGGGGTATCTCCGATGAAGAGGCCCGTGGTGTGCTGACATTCGCTTTCGCCAATGAAATGCTGGAGCCAGTGGCCATGCAGTCCCTGCGCGAGTACGAGCGCGAGGCCCTGCTGTCGCTGCTTCCGGGCGAGGAGGCCGTGAGGAAGCTGTTATGA
- the sufC gene encoding Fe-S cluster assembly ATPase SufC, which produces MALLEIRNLHAEVEGEAILKGINLSLNTGEVHAIMGPNGSGKSTLAKVIAGDPGYEVTGGEVLLDGKDILEMEPEERAREGMFLGFQYPVEIPGVSNTYFLKAAANAIRKHRGEPEVDAAQFLKHVRERMELVQMDESLLKRPVNAGFSGGEKKRNEIFQMAVLEPRLAILDETDSGLDIDALRTVSHGVNALRSDDRGFLLITHYQRLLNYIVPDTVHVMVDGRIVKSGGKELAEELEASGYAMFEEGTAA; this is translated from the coding sequence ATGGCACTGCTTGAAATCCGTAATCTGCACGCCGAAGTGGAAGGCGAGGCAATCCTCAAGGGCATCAACCTGAGCCTGAACACCGGCGAAGTGCACGCCATCATGGGCCCCAACGGCTCGGGCAAGAGCACGCTGGCGAAGGTCATTGCCGGCGACCCGGGTTACGAAGTCACCGGCGGCGAAGTGCTGCTGGACGGCAAGGATATCCTGGAAATGGAGCCGGAGGAGCGCGCCCGGGAGGGCATGTTCCTGGGGTTCCAGTACCCGGTGGAAATCCCCGGCGTCTCCAACACCTACTTCCTCAAGGCTGCCGCCAACGCCATCCGCAAGCACCGTGGCGAGCCGGAAGTGGATGCCGCCCAGTTCCTCAAGCATGTCCGTGAGCGCATGGAGCTGGTGCAGATGGACGAGTCCCTGCTCAAGCGCCCGGTGAATGCCGGCTTCTCCGGCGGCGAGAAGAAGCGCAACGAGATCTTCCAGATGGCGGTCCTGGAGCCGCGCCTGGCGATCCTCGACGAGACCGACTCCGGCCTCGACATCGACGCCCTGCGCACGGTGTCCCACGGCGTCAACGCCCTGCGTTCCGATGACCGCGGCTTCCTGCTGATCACGCACTATCAGCGCCTGTTGAACTACATCGTGCCGGACACCGTGCACGTCATGGTCGACGGCCGCATCGTGAAGTCCGGTGGCAAGGAGCTGGCCGAGGAGCTGGAAGCATCGGGGTACGCGATGTTCGAGGAAGGCACGGCCGCCTGA
- the sufB gene encoding Fe-S cluster assembly protein SufB, with protein MSASNETIEQVTRKGYEYGFVTDIEQEYAPPGLNEDIIRFISAKKEEPEWMLEWRLEAYRGWLEMEHPDWQKVRFPPVDFQAISYYAAPKAKPKSLDEVDPKLLETYEKLGIPMHEREALLGVERPEEEKPEVAVDAVFDSVSVGTTYQAKLKEQGIIFCSMSEAVHDHPELVKKYLGTVVPRKDNFFAALNSAVFSDGSFVYIPKGVKCPMELSTYFRINANHTGQFERTLIIAEEGASVSYLEGCTAPMRDENQLHAAVVELIALDDADIKYSTVQNWYPGDENGVGGIYNFVTKRGLCAGKRSKIAWTQVETGSAITWKYPSCVLKGDDSVGEFYSVAVTRNRQQADTGTKMIHMGKNTKSTIVAKGISAGEADQTYRGLVRVNPTASGARNYSQCDSMLIGDKCGAHTFPYIDIQHPSAQLEHEATTSKISDEQMFYCQQRGIGVEEAVSLIVNGFCKDVFKTLPMEFAVEAQKLLEVTLEDSVG; from the coding sequence ATGTCTGCGAGTAACGAAACCATCGAGCAGGTGACCCGGAAAGGCTATGAGTACGGGTTTGTCACCGACATCGAACAGGAGTATGCCCCGCCGGGGCTGAACGAGGACATCATCCGGTTCATTTCGGCCAAGAAGGAGGAGCCGGAGTGGATGCTGGAGTGGCGTCTGGAGGCCTACCGGGGCTGGCTGGAAATGGAACACCCCGACTGGCAGAAGGTGCGCTTCCCGCCGGTGGACTTCCAGGCCATCTCCTATTACGCGGCGCCCAAGGCCAAGCCCAAGAGCCTGGACGAGGTGGACCCGAAGCTGCTCGAGACCTACGAGAAGCTGGGTATCCCCATGCATGAGCGCGAGGCGCTGCTGGGGGTGGAGCGGCCCGAGGAGGAAAAGCCGGAAGTGGCCGTGGACGCGGTGTTCGACTCCGTCTCCGTGGGCACCACCTACCAGGCGAAGCTCAAGGAGCAGGGCATCATCTTCTGCTCCATGTCCGAGGCTGTCCACGATCACCCGGAGCTGGTGAAGAAGTACCTGGGCACGGTGGTGCCCCGCAAGGACAACTTCTTCGCCGCACTCAACTCGGCGGTGTTCTCCGACGGTTCGTTCGTGTACATCCCCAAGGGCGTGAAGTGTCCCATGGAGCTGTCCACGTATTTCCGCATCAACGCGAACCACACCGGGCAGTTCGAGCGTACGCTGATCATCGCCGAAGAGGGCGCGTCGGTCTCCTATCTCGAGGGCTGCACCGCGCCCATGCGTGACGAGAACCAGCTGCACGCCGCAGTGGTGGAGCTCATCGCCCTGGACGATGCCGACATCAAGTACTCCACGGTGCAGAACTGGTACCCGGGGGACGAGAACGGCGTCGGCGGCATCTACAACTTCGTGACCAAGCGCGGCCTGTGTGCCGGCAAGCGCTCCAAGATCGCCTGGACGCAGGTGGAGACCGGCTCGGCCATCACCTGGAAGTACCCGAGCTGCGTGCTCAAGGGCGACGATTCCGTGGGTGAGTTCTACTCCGTGGCGGTGACCCGGAACCGGCAGCAGGCCGATACCGGCACCAAGATGATCCACATGGGCAAGAACACCAAGAGCACCATCGTCGCCAAGGGCATCTCCGCCGGCGAGGCGGACCAGACCTACCGCGGTCTGGTGCGGGTGAACCCCACGGCGTCCGGCGCGCGCAACTACTCCCAGTGCGACTCCATGCTGATCGGTGACAAGTGCGGGGCGCACACCTTCCCGTACATCGACATCCAGCACCCGAGCGCACAGCTGGAGCACGAGGCGACCACCTCCAAGATCAGCGACGAGCAGATGTTCTACTGCCAGCAGCGCGGCATCGGTGTCGAAGAGGCGGTGTCGCTGATCGTCAACGGCTTCTGCAAGGACGTCTTCAAGACGCTGCCCATGGAGTTTGCCGTGGAGGCGCAGAAGCTGCTGGAGGTCACGCTGGAGGACAGCGTCGGCTGA
- a CDS encoding SUF system Fe-S cluster assembly regulator has protein sequence MIRINRETDYATAILGLMAGRPGERFSAAWLAEQRGLPPAMVSKILKQLVRGELLESHRGVKGGYSLARPADAISIAQVVRAIEGPIALTDCIEGGGQACQYSPYCAISSNWSRINDAFYQALEGVSIKDMSEPLSPEHPSLRGIDIRIKSAVS, from the coding sequence ATGATACGGATCAATCGGGAAACCGACTACGCCACCGCGATTCTCGGGCTGATGGCCGGTCGCCCCGGCGAGCGGTTCAGTGCCGCCTGGCTGGCGGAGCAGCGAGGTCTGCCGCCCGCCATGGTGAGCAAGATCCTCAAGCAGCTGGTGCGCGGCGAACTGCTCGAGTCCCACCGGGGCGTCAAGGGCGGATACAGCCTCGCACGGCCTGCTGACGCGATCTCGATTGCCCAGGTTGTGCGTGCCATCGAAGGCCCCATCGCCCTCACCGATTGTATCGAGGGTGGAGGGCAGGCGTGTCAGTATAGTCCGTATTGTGCCATCAGCAGTAACTGGTCCCGCATCAACGATGCGTTCTACCAGGCCCTGGAAGGGGTGAGCATCAAGGATATGAGTGAGCCGCTGTCACCGGAGCATCCAAGTCTCCGGGGCATCGATATCCGGATCAAATCGGCAGTCAGCTGA
- a CDS encoding SH3 domain-containing protein encodes MSVYRHAAWALLACAGLAAAAPGDMWEVQSYSSNFRSGPDTDYGVVTQGDRGDVVMELDRDGDWLLIAYNRGGSTAWAHESLVERLTVPVGEADDSPDFDGFASTFDPEDPENQFGAPAYFSNPAHKEFGVVRVDAVNGFFDLDDDIRESHLESLLRLWITADNSGLPGTLVVREADSGVARLIHSDYRGNHDLEAPDPPEE; translated from the coding sequence ATGAGCGTATACCGCCACGCCGCCTGGGCGTTGCTTGCCTGCGCCGGCCTCGCAGCCGCGGCGCCCGGGGACATGTGGGAAGTCCAGAGCTATTCGTCCAACTTCCGCTCGGGGCCTGATACCGACTACGGCGTAGTCACCCAGGGCGACCGGGGTGATGTGGTCATGGAGCTGGACCGCGACGGGGACTGGCTCCTGATCGCCTATAACCGTGGCGGCAGCACCGCCTGGGCGCACGAGAGCCTGGTGGAGCGCCTGACAGTCCCGGTGGGCGAGGCGGACGACTCCCCCGATTTCGACGGCTTCGCCAGCACCTTCGACCCGGAGGACCCCGAGAACCAGTTCGGCGCACCCGCCTACTTCAGCAACCCTGCGCACAAGGAGTTCGGCGTGGTGCGGGTGGACGCCGTGAACGGCTTTTTCGATCTCGACGACGACATTCGCGAGAGCCACCTGGAGAGCCTGCTGCGCCTGTGGATCACGGCGGACAACTCGGGGCTTCCGGGAACGCTGGTCGTGCGCGAGGCAGACAGCGGGGTCGCCCGCCTCATCCACAGTGACTACCGCGGCAACCACGACCTCGAGGCGCCGGATCCGCCCGAGGAGTAA
- a CDS encoding nucleoside recognition domain-containing protein, with the protein MNVVFLVIVLVAFVTAAWHQLQYTPTDPDDPDETSPMAALSEAVVESAGGAVELAIGLIGVMTLFLGLMKIAEAGGMLTVLARLIRPLMTRLFPDVPPDHPAMGAMILNMSANALGLGNAATPLGIRAMQELEKLNPHPGTATNSMALFLAINTSSITLLPTGVIALRAASGSAEPAAILPSTLFATACATVAAVIAAKAFQRLSRPPAAPEPVTMTAEDRMDAGAPGEGGQEHTEDPAMTRAAAESATGYPVWASYLFLTGLLSLIPLSIVYGRVIAPWIIPGLIVFFLLYGVIRGVRIYEVFVEGAKEGFQVAVRIIPYLVAILVAVGMFRASGAMEAMVGWVGGFTERLGLPAEALPMALLRPLSGSGAYGIMASIINDPDIGPDSYTGLLVTTLQGSTETTFYVIAVYFGAVQIRRIRHTLAAALTADVVAVMAAVAICLWLFL; encoded by the coding sequence ATGAACGTTGTCTTTCTGGTGATCGTGCTGGTGGCCTTCGTGACCGCCGCATGGCATCAGCTCCAGTACACGCCCACGGACCCGGACGACCCGGACGAGACCTCGCCCATGGCCGCGCTGTCCGAGGCCGTGGTGGAGTCCGCGGGCGGGGCGGTGGAGCTGGCTATCGGGCTGATCGGCGTCATGACCCTGTTTCTGGGGCTCATGAAAATCGCCGAGGCCGGCGGCATGCTGACCGTGCTGGCCCGTCTCATCCGGCCGCTGATGACCCGCCTGTTCCCCGATGTGCCGCCGGACCACCCGGCCATGGGCGCGATGATTCTGAACATGTCCGCCAATGCGCTCGGGCTGGGGAACGCTGCAACCCCGTTAGGCATCCGCGCCATGCAGGAGCTGGAGAAGCTCAATCCGCATCCGGGCACCGCCACCAACAGCATGGCGCTGTTCCTTGCCATCAATACATCCAGCATCACCCTGCTGCCCACCGGCGTGATCGCGTTGCGCGCGGCCTCCGGGTCGGCAGAACCGGCGGCCATTCTGCCGTCGACGCTGTTCGCCACTGCCTGCGCCACCGTTGCCGCCGTGATCGCGGCCAAGGCATTCCAGCGCCTCAGCCGGCCACCGGCCGCGCCGGAACCGGTGACCATGACCGCGGAGGATCGCATGGACGCCGGTGCACCGGGAGAGGGCGGCCAGGAGCACACCGAGGATCCGGCCATGACCCGCGCGGCGGCGGAGTCCGCCACCGGATACCCGGTTTGGGCGTCGTACCTGTTCCTCACCGGCCTGCTGAGCCTGATCCCGCTGAGCATCGTCTACGGCCGCGTGATTGCGCCCTGGATCATCCCGGGGCTGATCGTGTTCTTTCTCCTCTACGGGGTGATCCGTGGCGTGCGCATCTACGAGGTGTTCGTGGAGGGCGCAAAGGAGGGGTTCCAGGTGGCGGTGCGGATCATCCCTTACCTGGTGGCCATCCTCGTGGCGGTGGGCATGTTCCGCGCCAGTGGCGCCATGGAGGCGATGGTGGGGTGGGTCGGCGGCTTTACCGAGCGGCTCGGTCTGCCGGCGGAAGCGCTGCCCATGGCTCTGCTGCGCCCCCTGTCCGGCTCCGGTGCCTACGGCATCATGGCGTCGATCATCAACGACCCGGATATCGGCCCCGACAGCTACACCGGCCTGCTGGTCACGACGTTGCAGGGTTCCACGGAGACCACGTTCTACGTGATCGCGGTGTATTTCGGCGCCGTCCAGATCCGGCGCATCCGGCACACCCTGGCGGCGGCACTCACCGCGGATGTGGTGGCGGTAATGGCGGCGGTGGCGATCTGCCTGTGGCTGTTCCTGTGA
- a CDS encoding response regulator transcription factor: protein MSAPEDQEPRIYVVDDDADVRDAIAFLLESDGLSARVFAHPGALLGEISVHSRGCLVLDVRLPGMDGLQLLEALHARGVTMPVVFISGHGDIPLAVRAVQAGALDFLEKPFRDQVLLEKIRTGLTMDARQWAQARERALMDERLEQLTPRETEVMEGMLAGKLNKLIADDLGVSVRTVEVHRAHVLEKIGARNSPDMVRMVLSSSRYRDWRA, encoded by the coding sequence GTGAGCGCACCGGAAGACCAGGAACCGCGGATCTACGTGGTCGATGACGACGCGGATGTCCGTGACGCCATCGCGTTCCTGCTCGAGAGCGATGGGCTGAGCGCACGGGTCTTTGCCCACCCCGGTGCGCTGCTTGGCGAGATCAGTGTGCACAGCCGGGGCTGCCTCGTTCTGGACGTGCGCCTGCCGGGGATGGACGGTTTGCAGTTGCTGGAGGCGCTGCATGCGCGCGGCGTGACCATGCCGGTGGTTTTCATCTCGGGGCACGGGGACATCCCACTCGCTGTTCGTGCGGTACAGGCGGGAGCGCTGGACTTTCTGGAGAAGCCTTTCCGCGACCAGGTCCTGCTCGAGAAGATCAGGACTGGTCTCACCATGGATGCACGCCAGTGGGCGCAGGCCCGGGAACGCGCCCTGATGGACGAGCGCCTGGAACAGCTCACGCCTCGGGAGACGGAGGTGATGGAGGGGATGCTTGCGGGCAAGCTGAACAAGCTCATCGCGGATGACCTCGGCGTGAGTGTGCGCACCGTGGAGGTGCATCGTGCGCATGTGCTTGAGAAGATCGGAGCGCGCAACAGCCCGGACATGGTCCGGATGGTGCTGTCCAGCTCTCGCTACAGGGATTGGCGCGCATAA
- a CDS encoding ATP-binding protein produces the protein MSAAARRGARRREVVAMVAAGVVSEVRSHAGRGLAPHALTFFGYLALAVWASQYTFDASGVPLIWPAVGLAMAVIWRFGYALAITVVVAALVAHVSLGAAVADGLLLALGDGASAVIGAALLRFLGLRGDLASLSELYKLVGVGVGVTALASGTSGALVAVGVSSELVGTVLLCWLADTMGVVLIAPLVVSLRIRPLTMQQAVGVVAALVLVPLATFVIYASWIPQPISLPLSYAVFPLVMLVALTLPPWVGMATVALTSAVAIHCTGMNKGPFANMGMAPDLLSLHAQLAMLVATAMILAAIRAERLAAEAQAHEHLQALARAGRINAMSALATGIAHEINQPLCALSSYAQGANRMLARGATPEQLREPLERIVATADRASDIVRRTRRFLERGESETGPVDLNALVMEAVELLRPEFRRRNVELRCRLAEQEVPVSVDWLGIQQVVVNLVQNALEAVDEGGNTVQRWVTLRTAANGEAGTAVLSVIDGGPGIADPGDGALFEPFATRRRGGTGLGLAIARSIVEADNGRISVSNEPGAGAHFRVTLPLYRGGEE, from the coding sequence GTGAGCGCCGCGGCGCGCCGTGGTGCCAGGCGCCGGGAGGTGGTCGCCATGGTGGCGGCAGGGGTCGTGAGCGAGGTGCGTTCGCACGCGGGCAGGGGGCTCGCTCCCCACGCGCTGACGTTCTTCGGGTATCTGGCTCTGGCGGTGTGGGCGTCGCAGTACACGTTCGACGCCTCCGGCGTGCCGCTGATCTGGCCGGCCGTCGGGCTGGCGATGGCGGTGATCTGGCGCTTCGGATACGCCCTTGCGATAACCGTTGTGGTGGCCGCTCTGGTTGCCCATGTCTCCCTGGGCGCAGCGGTCGCGGACGGCCTGTTGCTGGCCCTGGGGGATGGCGCCAGTGCGGTCATCGGCGCCGCGTTGCTGCGGTTTCTCGGGTTGCGGGGCGACCTGGCTTCGCTGTCGGAGCTGTACAAGCTGGTGGGCGTGGGCGTCGGGGTGACGGCGCTGGCGAGCGGCACGTCCGGGGCACTGGTTGCCGTGGGGGTGTCCAGCGAACTCGTCGGTACAGTGCTCCTGTGCTGGCTGGCGGATACCATGGGGGTGGTCCTGATTGCCCCGCTGGTGGTCAGCCTGCGCATCCGCCCGCTGACCATGCAGCAGGCCGTGGGTGTTGTCGCGGCCCTGGTCCTGGTCCCTCTGGCCACGTTCGTCATCTACGCGAGCTGGATTCCTCAGCCCATCAGTCTGCCGCTGTCGTATGCGGTGTTCCCGCTGGTCATGCTGGTCGCTTTGACGCTACCGCCCTGGGTGGGCATGGCAACGGTTGCGCTGACCAGCGCCGTGGCGATCCACTGCACGGGCATGAACAAGGGGCCGTTCGCCAACATGGGCATGGCGCCGGACCTGCTGTCCCTGCACGCGCAGCTTGCCATGCTGGTGGCGACAGCCATGATCCTCGCCGCGATCCGCGCCGAGCGCCTGGCGGCGGAAGCACAGGCCCATGAGCACCTGCAGGCGCTGGCGCGGGCCGGGCGCATCAACGCCATGAGTGCGCTGGCGACAGGCATCGCCCACGAGATCAATCAGCCCCTGTGTGCCTTGAGCAGTTACGCCCAGGGGGCGAACCGTATGCTGGCCCGGGGAGCGACGCCCGAGCAGCTTCGCGAGCCACTGGAGCGTATCGTCGCCACGGCGGATCGTGCGTCCGACATCGTACGTCGCACGCGACGGTTCCTGGAGCGGGGTGAGTCGGAGACGGGGCCCGTGGATCTCAATGCGCTGGTGATGGAAGCCGTGGAGCTGCTGCGCCCGGAGTTTCGCCGTCGCAATGTTGAACTCCGCTGCAGGCTCGCCGAGCAGGAGGTGCCGGTATCGGTGGACTGGCTCGGGATTCAGCAGGTGGTGGTCAATCTCGTGCAGAATGCCCTGGAGGCGGTGGATGAAGGGGGCAATACCGTGCAGCGCTGGGTGACCCTGCGCACTGCGGCCAATGGCGAAGCCGGGACCGCGGTGCTGTCGGTGATCGATGGTGGCCCCGGGATTGCCGACCCCGGTGACGGGGCGTTGTTCGAGCCGTTTGCCACCCGCCGGCGTGGCGGTACCGGTCTCGGGCTTGCCATCGCCCGGTCCATCGTTGAAGCGGACAACGGCCGGATCAGCGTGTCCAATGAACCAGGGGCGGGTGCCCACTTCCGGGTGACGCTGCCGCTGTACCGTGGGGGCGAGGAGTGA
- a CDS encoding dihydrolipoyl dehydrogenase family protein, with translation MTETFDLVVIGGGVGGLVTASVAGQLGLRVALVEKSGKLGGDCLHTGCVPSKTLIRSAEIAWAARESGRFGVAAELGRVDLAAVMDRVREVIDTIQVHDDPERFRSYGVDVIFAHARFADAQTVVAGDRRLIGRRILIATGSRPAVPLVPGLAEAGYWTNETVFDQRELPDRLAVMGGGPIGLELAQAFARLGSQVTVLEMAERILPREDPELTAELERQLRADGVDVRTATAVEAVETRDGMRRLHCRSGDEVATIEADHILVAAGRAPKVDGLDLERAGVTVEEGRIPVDARMRTSVRHIHACGDVCGTYPFTHVVEYQAGVVIANVVFRLPKKADYRVIPWVTYTAPELAHVGLTEAAAREQGYAVQIARFRFGDVDRALAEGSTAGLLKMVIYRGRILGASILGPHAGELIHELVLAMQARIKVKHLSGAVHAYPTLAQIHRRAVNTLYADRLYSPMTRRVVGWIQRLVP, from the coding sequence ATGACCGAGACGTTTGATCTGGTTGTCATCGGGGGCGGTGTCGGTGGTCTCGTGACCGCGAGTGTCGCAGGGCAGCTCGGGCTCAGGGTGGCGCTGGTGGAGAAGAGCGGCAAGCTGGGCGGGGACTGCCTGCATACCGGCTGTGTGCCGAGCAAGACGCTCATCAGGTCCGCCGAGATCGCCTGGGCCGCTCGCGAGAGCGGCCGCTTCGGGGTTGCTGCAGAGCTCGGGCGGGTGGATCTGGCCGCGGTCATGGACCGCGTCCGTGAGGTCATCGACACGATTCAGGTGCACGACGACCCGGAGCGCTTTCGCAGCTACGGTGTGGACGTGATTTTCGCCCACGCCCGGTTCGCCGATGCGCAGACGGTTGTGGCCGGTGATCGACGCCTCATCGGCCGGCGCATCCTGATCGCCACCGGCTCGCGCCCTGCCGTGCCGCTGGTGCCCGGGCTTGCCGAAGCGGGTTACTGGACCAACGAAACCGTCTTCGACCAGCGCGAACTGCCCGACCGGCTGGCGGTGATGGGGGGCGGCCCCATCGGCCTGGAACTGGCGCAGGCGTTTGCCCGCCTGGGCAGCCAGGTCACGGTCCTGGAGATGGCGGAGCGTATCCTGCCCCGCGAGGATCCGGAGCTCACTGCCGAACTGGAGCGCCAGTTACGCGCCGACGGTGTCGACGTGCGCACGGCGACGGCCGTGGAAGCCGTGGAGACCCGTGATGGCATGCGCCGGTTGCACTGCCGGTCGGGGGACGAGGTGGCGACCATCGAGGCCGATCATATCCTGGTCGCGGCCGGGCGCGCACCGAAGGTGGACGGCCTGGATCTCGAGCGCGCCGGCGTCACCGTCGAAGAAGGGCGTATCCCGGTGGATGCGCGCATGCGCACCAGCGTGCGTCACATTCACGCCTGCGGCGACGTCTGCGGCACATACCCGTTCACCCACGTGGTCGAGTATCAGGCGGGCGTCGTTATCGCCAACGTCGTGTTCCGTCTGCCGAAAAAGGCCGATTACCGCGTGATCCCCTGGGTGACCTACACAGCGCCCGAGCTGGCACATGTGGGTCTGACCGAAGCGGCTGCCCGGGAGCAGGGGTATGCTGTACAGATTGCGCGATTCCGCTTCGGCGATGTGGATCGTGCGCTGGCCGAAGGCAGTACCGCGGGGCTGCTCAAGATGGTGATTTACCGTGGCCGGATCCTGGGCGCATCCATCCTTGGCCCCCACGCCGGCGAACTGATCCACGAGCTGGTGCTGGCCATGCAGGCGCGGATCAAGGTCAAGCACCTCTCCGGTGCCGTGCACGCCTATCCGACGCTGGCCCAGATCCATCGCCGTGCGGTGAACACGCTCTACGCGGATCGGCTGTATTCACCCATGACGCGCCGCGTGGTGGGCTGGATTCAGCGTTTGGTACCGTGA
- a CDS encoding TVP38/TMEM64 family protein: MAGRGKLMMRIALGLAVVALLIVGYQFRGELSPGMLQRRLDDLGMLAPFAFMAAYAVATVAFLPGLVFTIAGGVLFGPVFGTLYSLTGATIGALLAFLVARYLASDLVARHTGGRLKKLIVGVEREGWRFVAFTRLVPIFPFNLLNYALGLTRIGFMPYAIATFICMAPGAFAYTWIGHAGAETVAGGRSGINAVLIAIGLLAAVIFLPRLIRRFKNDPTVDVEAASDSVTATAGEENNDRDV, translated from the coding sequence ATGGCAGGACGCGGCAAACTCATGATGCGCATCGCTCTCGGCCTGGCCGTGGTCGCGCTGCTGATCGTCGGTTATCAGTTTCGTGGCGAGCTGAGCCCGGGCATGCTGCAGCGGCGCCTGGACGACCTGGGCATGCTGGCGCCGTTCGCCTTCATGGCCGCGTACGCGGTGGCCACGGTGGCTTTTCTTCCTGGGCTGGTGTTCACCATCGCGGGCGGGGTGCTGTTCGGGCCCGTGTTCGGCACGCTCTACAGCCTCACCGGCGCCACCATCGGTGCACTGCTGGCGTTCCTGGTGGCCCGTTATCTGGCCTCCGACCTGGTCGCCCGGCACACCGGTGGGCGGCTGAAGAAGCTGATTGTCGGCGTCGAGCGTGAGGGCTGGCGGTTCGTCGCGTTTACGCGCCTGGTGCCGATTTTCCCGTTCAACCTGCTCAACTACGCCCTCGGGCTGACCCGCATCGGGTTCATGCCCTACGCCATTGCCACCTTCATCTGCATGGCCCCGGGGGCGTTCGCCTATACATGGATCGGCCACGCCGGTGCCGAGACCGTGGCCGGTGGGCGCAGCGGTATCAATGCCGTGCTGATCGCCATCGGTCTGCTGGCCGCTGTGATCTTCCTGCCGCGACTGATCCGGCGATTCAAGAATGATCCGACCGTGGACGTCGAAGCGGCGTCGGACTCGGTCACGGCGACAGCGGGTGAGGAGAACAATGACCGAGACGTTTGA